A single region of the Mercenaria mercenaria strain notata chromosome 6, MADL_Memer_1, whole genome shotgun sequence genome encodes:
- the LOC123548901 gene encoding uncharacterized protein LOC123548901, with protein MSLPSFYQSLDTAFTKSSYLLLMIGSICSAVFKKENQYFFFDSHSHGLTGLSSENGTSILISFHQLKDLVTYMYALYDSMLIDITEQFDLLPVHFANVYCEPTMCLSEQNVESVNGTPGLNEWETVTNKRKKKSPSHHSTACEKETAPQKSNCDSCETLIGKYFKDQMQRSKVKQTKKQNLPSRTIYMRTYMQEKRQSDEFKNKDKEYTRKSMRNARQSEEYQKKDRQRSLHSKHNARQSEEYQKKDRQRTLKSMHNSRQSEEYQKKDRQRSLQSKRNARQSEEYQKKDRQCSLQSKRNARQSEEYQKKDRQRSLQSKRNARQSEEFREKEKENEKMSKRRARLVKEFKLWEAKQRREKRTSDGIKQRELEIQNKSKRKSRSNPYNLERERIAKQQWRLDARCKDAEKVMDSKRKVSKRKDPSFCEAECLQKKRRRCGQDIDTCIDRFQERISLGPVYICSCCHQTWFKHSVTEVKYLICKEKERYVTGVISVDNKEWFCRTCKSSINSGKVPKLSVLNGMKWPVKPKELELFALEERLIALRIPFMQLRELPRGRQLSIKGNVVNVPVDIQPVVNALPRPFDENVTVPVKLKKKMSFKSCAFSENVRPHKVLVALHWLMKNSDLYKNANVEIDENWIESVTANTNEILNEFLESPVKKLKNTSYEDFDSCMADLLEYTYDQDYSTLLRSCFQTLIKHASNFDVEDFENVSAEIHDHCTCEEKSRHQTLDITDNSEELYDSDAEEVAQENVGNIDTLLDDANLENRNMTFTFAPGEGQRPLSIFQDTDSEYLCFPSIFCGKRRLKNEARIVPVNYSDIAKWELRSQDRRAANCLPNIFFKLKKIQMKQLNDKANLAVRRCRTGTSNITAAQVMNSEYIDNIVRNDEGYYLFKQLRNSPSYLESRKKDVYAMLRQLGMPTWFMSLSSADTRWTDLLKMLATLNYKVNYSDEQIEGLSWEQKIKLIQSDPVTCSRYFDHRVQEFINTVLKSEHKPLGEIADYFYRVEFQQRGSPHIHMIVWVKNAPKYKVDSINDLTTYVDQYLTCSVSNPAVGSLVEIQTHKHSRTCRKREDRLCRFGYPLPPIPKTMILEPLETDRDKYHKLYQQLQKKMNDEKDGYSMSYEKFLTNVVQMSEEDYIKCIRSSLNSPKVFLKRHPSEIRVNLYNEHVLKGWRANVDIQFVLDPYACAMYIVSYISKSQRGMSNLLHAAAKEARNGNLDIKRQVRHIGNVFSNSVEVSAQEAVYLVLQMPLTKSTRDVVFINTSTSNERVQLLKPASVLENMPAESTDIMSDNVIKRYSKRPKVLQHYCLADYVSQFEVIYPDGNGDSDERNDDENNMEVTDDENLEEIETVIFLKSGIKIRRRQNSKVIRYVRFSRKTDEENHYREKLLLFHPWRNELTDLLPANFSTYKEHYESLKETVDQKCSYYEHHAEELEIARDLAEAEYDAFDEIAPGTQQVEAETAEEETVESETFIYFNLDRAVEHREYDIGIEIGCSVSAPQILSSENLLSDEDYRSLLQSLNIKQKQFYNHVIHWVKTKDAPLYTFLSGGAGVGKSVVIKALYHTLYRILNLKEGENPDDIRVLLCAYTGKAAFNINGSTISSAFKQKYKQANQTLTCDALNTFRSKYKNLSVVIIDEISMVSNGMLNFINQRLQELKGTRIPFGGVSVIVVGDLFQLKPVSGDWIFNDLTRDAEALSINCGKNTFHCMN; from the coding sequence ATGAGTTTACCTTCTTTTTATCAATCATTGGATACTGCATTTACCAAATCCTCTTACTTGCTACTTATGATTGGATCAATTTGTTCAGCTGTGTTTAAGAAGGAAAaccaatatttcttttttgattcACATTCACATGGTCTAACTGGGTTGTCCTCAGAAAATGGAACATCAATACTTATTTCGTTTCATCAGTTAAAAGATcttgttacatacatgtatgccTTGTATGACAGTATGTTGATCGACATAACAGAGCAATTTGACTTATTGCCTGTACATTTTGCCAATGTTTATTGTGAACCAACAATGTGTTTAAGTGAACAGAATGTTGAATCAGTCAATGGCACTCCTGGCTTAAATGAATGGGAAACTGTGACAAATAAGAGGAAAAAGAAGTCTCCTAGTCATCATAGTACTGCTTGTGAAAAAGAAACAGCTCCACAAAAATCAAACTGTGATTCTTGTGAAACACTCATAGGCAAGTACTTCAAAGATCAAATGCAAAGAAGTAaagtaaagcaaacaaaaaagcaaaatttgCCTTCGAGAACAATTTACATGAGAACTTACATGCAGGAGAAAAGACAAAGTGATGAATTTAAAAATAAGGATAAAGAGTACACTCGTAAATCAATGcgcaatgccagacagtctgaagaatatcagaagaaagatagacagcgctcGCTTCATTCAAAGCACAATGCtagacagtctgaagaatatcagaagaaagatagacagcgcaCGCTCAAATCAATGCACAATAGCAggcagtctgaagaatatcagaagaaagatagacagcgctcGCTCCAATCAAAAcgcaatgccagacagtctgaagaatatcagaagaaagatagacagtGCTCGCTTCAATCAAAGcgcaatgccagacagtctgaagaatatcagaagaaagatagacagcgctcGCTTCAATCAAAGcgcaatgccagacagtctgaagaattcagagagaaagagaaagaaaatgaGAAGATGTCGAAAAGAAGGGCGAGATTAGTAAAAGAATTTAAGCTTTGGGAAGCAAAACAAAGAAGAGAAAAACGAACAAGTGATGGCATTAAACAAAGAGAActtgaaatacaaaataagtcaaagagaaaatcaagatcaaatccATATAATTTGGAAAGAGAAAGAATTGCAAAACAGCAATGGAGATTAGATGCAAGGTGTAAAGATGCTGAAAAGGTTATGGATAGTAAAAGGAAAGTTTCAAAGAGAAAAGATCCTTCATTCTGTGAAGCTGAATGCTTGCAGAAAAAGAGAAGACGGTGCGGACAAGATATTGACACTTGTATTGATCGTTTTCAAGAAAGAATATCACTTGGGCCTGTATATATATGCAGTTGTTGTCATCAAACATGGTTCAAACACAGTGTAACAGAAGTGAAATATTTAATTTGCAAAGAGAAAGAAAGATATGTAACAGGGGTGATATCAGTCGATAACAAGGAATGGTTTTGTAGAACATGTAAATCTAGCATAAACAGTGGTAAAGTACCGAAATTGTCTGTTTTAAATGGGATGAAGTGGCCAGTTAAGCCAAAGGAGTTGGAACTTTTCGCATTAGAAGAGCGTTTAATTGCTTTACGTATACCATTTATGCAATTAAGAGAACTCCCAAGAGGTCGTCAGTTGTCAATTAAAGGAAATGTTGTAAATGTACCTGTTGATATTCAACCTGTTGTAAATGCATTACCAAGAccttttgatgaaaatgttacgGTGCcagtaaaattgaagaaaaaaatgtctttcaaGTCATGTGCTTTCTCTGAAAATGTTAGACCCCACAAAGTACTTGTTGCTTTACATTGGTTAATGAAAAACAGTGATctttataaaaatgctaatgttgaAATTGATGAGAATTGGATCGAAAGCGTAACAGCAAACACTAATGAAATATTGAATGAATTCTTGGAGTCTCCCgtgaaaaaattaaagaataCCAGTTATGAAGACTTTGACTCTTGTATGGCTGACCTTCTGGAGTATACTTATGACCAAGATTACAGCACTTTATTGCGatcctgttttcaaacattaATAAAGCATGCATCAAATTTTGACGTTgaggactttgaaaatgtttctgctGAAATTCATGACCATTGTACATGTGAAGAAAAATCAAGACATCAAACTTTAGACATTACAGATAACAGTGAAGAGCTGTATGATTCAGATGCAGAAGAAGTCGCACAGGAaaatgttggaaatattgacaCTTTACTAGACGATGCCAACCTTGAAAATCGAAACATGACATTTACGTTCGCACCAGGGGAAGGTCAACGACCACTTAGCATATTTCAAGATACAGATTCAGAATATCTTTGTTTTCCTAGCATATTTTGTGGTAAAAGGCGTCTTAAAAATGAAGCAAGAATTGTGCCAGTAAATTATAGTGACATTGCAAAATGGGAGTTGAGAAGCCAAGACAGAAGGGCTGCTAATTGTCTgccaaatattttctttaaactgaAAAAGATACAAATGAAGCAGCTGAATGATAAAGCCAATCTTGCTGTTAGAAGATGTCGAACAGGTACAAGTAACATAACTGCAGCTCAAGTAATGAACTCTGAGTACATTGATAATATTGTCAGAAATGATGAAGGttactatttatttaaacaacttcGAAACTCACCTTCTTATTTGGAGTCTCGAAAGAAAGATGTATATGCAATGCTAAGACAGTTAGGTATGCCAACATGGTTCATGTCATTGTCTTCTGCCGACACTAGATGGACTGATCTTTTGAAAATGTTAGCTACTTTAAATTATAAGGTCAACTATTCTGATGAGCAAATTGAAGGACTTTCATGGGAACAAAAGATTAAACTTATTCAGTCAGATCCAGTCACTTGCTCTAGATATTTTGACCACAGAGTACAAGAGTTTATTAATACAGTTCTTAAGAGTGAGCACAAACCACTTGGAGAAATTGCTGATTATTTTTACAGAGTTGAATTTCAGCAGCGTGGGTCTCCACACATTCACATGATTGTATGGGTAAAGAATGCACCAAAATACAAAGTGGATTCCATTAATGACTTGACCACATATGTGGATCAGTATTTGACATGTTCTGTCAGTAATCCAGCTGTTGGTTCACTTGTAGAAATTCAAACTCACAAACATTCTAGAACTTGTAGAAAAAGAGAAGACAGACTTTGTCGCTTTGGTTATCCACTACCACCAATTCCAAAGACTATGATTTTGGAACCTCTTGAAACTGACAGAGACAAGTACCATAAATTATATCagcaattacagaaaaaaatgaatgatgaAAAAGATGGATACAGTATGTCATATGAGAAGTTTTTGACAAATGTTGTGCAAATGAGTGAGGAAGATTACATCAAATGTATCAGAAGTTCATTGAATTCACCAAAAGTATTTTTGAAACGTCATCCAAGTGAAATACGtgtgaatttatataatgaacatgtGTTGAAAGGTTGGAGGGCAAATGTAGACATACAGTTTGTGCTAGATCCTTATGCCTGTGCAATGTATATAGTGTCATATATTAGTAAGTCTCAAAGAGGTATGAGTAATTTGTTACATGCAGCTGCCAAAGAAGCGAGGAATGGGAACTTAGATATTAAAAGACAAGTGAGACATAttggaaatgtgttttcaaaTAGTGTTGAAGTTAGTGCTCAAGAGGCAGTTTATTTGGTCCTTCAAATGCCCTTGACCAAAAGTACAAGAGATGTCGTGTTTATTAATACATCCACTTCAAATGAAAGGGTTCAGTTATTGAAACCTGCCTCTGTACTTGAAAACATGCCAGCTGAATCAACAGACATAATGTCTGACAATGTTATTAAAAGATACTCAAAACGGCCAAAAGTATTGCAGCATTATTGTTTAGCGGATTATGTGTCACAGTTTGAAGTGATTTATCCAGATGGAAATGGAGACTCTGATGAAAgaaatgatgatgaaaataatatggaAGTAACAGATGATGAGAACTTAGAGGAAATTGAAacagttatatttttaaaaagtggaATCAAAATCAGACGTCGTCAAAACTCAAAAGTAATTAGATATGTAAGATTCAGTCGCAAAACAGATGAAGAAAACCATTACAGAGAAAAACTTCTATTATTTCATCCGTGGAGAAATGAATTAACTGATTTGCTGCCAGCAAATTTCAGTACATACAAAGAACACTATGAGTCATTGAAAGAAACAGTTGACCAGAAATGCTCTTATTATGAACACCATGCAGAAGAATTAGAAATTGCTAGAGATTTGGCAGAAGCAGAGTATGATGCATTTGATGAAATAGCTCCTGGAACTCAGCAAGTAGAAGCTGAAACTGCTGAAGAAGAAACAGTAGAGtcagaaacatttatatatttcaatcttgATAGAGCAGTTGAGCACCGGGAATATGATATTGGCATTGAAATTGGATGTTCTGTCAGTGCTCCACAGATACTTTCAAGTGAAAATCTTCTTTCTGATGAAGACTATAGATCTCTATTGCAATCATTAAACATaaagcagaaacaattttacaatCATGTTATACATTGGGTGAAAACCAAAGATGCACCTTTATATACTTTTCTCTCGGGTGGTGCAGGTGTTGGCAAAAGTGTAGTTATTAAAGCATTATATCACACCTTATATAGAATACTTAATCTGAAAGAAGGCGAGAATCCTGATGACATTAGAGTTCTTTTATGTGCATACACTGGAAAAGCTGCATTTAACATCAATGGTTCAACCATTTCATCTGCcttcaaacaaaaatacaaacaagcaaatcAAACATTAACATGTGATGCTTTGAATACTTTTAGATCTAAGTATAAAAACCTGTCAGTTGTGATCATTGATGAAATATCAATGGTAAGCAATGGAATGCTAAACTTTATTAATCAGAGACTGCAAGAATTGAAAGGAACAAGAATACCATTTGGAGGTGTAAGTGTAATTGTTGTGGGAGACTTGTTTCAGTTGAAACCTGTGAGTGGTGATTGGATATTTAATGATTTAACTCGTGATGCAGAAGCTCTCTCAATAAACTGTGGAAAGAACACTTTTCATTGTATGAATTGA